One window of the Salvelinus fontinalis isolate EN_2023a chromosome 2, ASM2944872v1, whole genome shotgun sequence genome contains the following:
- the LOC129826068 gene encoding kinetochore protein Spc24-like — MLQDVMDTGESMVKILKSSKADDELRKVREKQQSFFERHLYTKKTITLVLNGVVQCEDEASQKLLDMEGQKIQAERELDSLEQELQQCTARSQNMDSELQFLQRELESLRDSEQELQTLQQEVDDDTTEVIPSAIYVAQLYHKVTKIKWEYDTEPHILRGVHYGADLATPINIDTSVRSRCSVSDELWNFVSTEW; from the exons ATGCTTCAGGACGTTATGGACACGGGAGAGTCGATGGTCAAAATACTGAAAAGCAGCAAAGCTGACGATGAATTAAGAAAAGTGAGAGAAAAACAGCAGTCTTTCTTTGAGCGACACTTGTACACGAAGAAAACCATCACACTGGTGTTAAACG GTGTAGTTCAGTGTGAGGATGAGGCGAGCCAGAAACTGCTGGACATGGAGGGGCAGAAGATCCAGGCAGAGCGGGAACTGGACAGCCTGGAGCAGGAGCTGCAGCAGTGTACAGCAAGGAGCCAGAACATGGACTCAGAACTACA GTTCCTGCAGAGGGAGCTGGAGAGTCTGCGTGACTCGGAGCAGGAGCTGCAGACCCTGCAGCAGGAGGTTGATGATGACACTACAGAGGTCATCCCATCAGCCAT ATACGTGGCCCAGTTGTACCACAAGGTGACCAAGATCAAGTGGGAGTATGACACGGAGCCACACATTCTGAGAGGAG TTCACTATGGAGCTGACCTGGCCACACCAATCAACATAGACACCTCTGTGCGGTCTCGGTGTTCAGTCAGTGATGAGCTGTGGAACTTTGTCAGCACTGAATGGTAG